Within Anolis sagrei isolate rAnoSag1 chromosome X, rAnoSag1.mat, whole genome shotgun sequence, the genomic segment agaaCCAGCCTTCTGTCTATATGTGACCCCCAAGTACCTACTTCTTTGTGGTCATAACAACTTGCTTTCTTGATTCAGCTTTGCATTCTGGGTGTTTCTCTGTGGCTATGGTCAAACTCCTGCCCAGTATTGGTATTATCCCAAGGAGTCATAGGATAATCCTCAAAGTCTTTGCTAAACAGGGAAATCACAGGCATCTTGAAAACCTGCTGGAGTTTCTCCCCAACAAAGAGGTAAATAATGGGGGTGAAACAAATATTGAAACAGCCTCCAGCAGCGGCAATATCCCATAGGATCTGATTTGTTCTTTCTGGTGCTACCCGAAAAGAATGAAAAGCATTGTAGACGTGGTAGGGAAACCAGGAGATGAAAAAAGATGCCACTGCAGTCACCAGGATTCGGAAAGGTTTCCCAGTCTTCACCAAGTGCTTCCTCTTCAATTCAAGGCCGATCCAACAGTAGCAACTTAGTATGGTGAGGAAAGGAAGCAGGAAGGCTAGCAGGAACTGGACCAGGAAAAAAGCTGAGTGAAAGGAAATGTCTTTGGAGAAAGCAAAAGTGTAATCACACTGCATCTTGCTTTGCACCTCTTGAGTTTCTAGGAGAACCAAACTGGGAATACTCAGAGTTATGGAGCTGAGCCATACCCCAGTGACCAGTCTCTTTGCCCAGGGAATTGTACGATACTGCCGAGACCAAACAGGATGGCAGATGAAGAAGTACCGATCCAGGCTGATGGTTGTGAGGAGAAAAACAGTAGTGAACATGACCATTGAAAATAAGGATTTTATAATCTTGCACACGACTGTCCCTAAAATCCAGCGGAAATCATGGAGGACGTAGATAGCAAAGAAGGGCAGAATGAAACAGGAGATCAAGTGTGTGAGGATCAGGTGGAGGAACCAAAACATGTTGACTGTCTTCTTCATCCTCAACCCCAGCATCCAGAGGAAGAGTCCATTCACAATTGTCCCCATCAGAAAAGCCATAAAGATAAGGATGGTGATGCCCACATTGGTGGGCTTGAATGGTTTTAGAAAATGGCTGTTGTTCATATTTACAGTTGAGGTGTTCTCCAAGAGAGAGGGCATCCTGCTTTTGTCTACAAGGCCTTGAAGGAAGACAGAAAAGAAGACTGAATGGGAGGTAGATGGTGGGAAAGGGTTACTGTTGGCTAAACCAGCATAAGAACATGTAGCCTGTGAACACTAGCACATAAAAATAGGATACTGAATTCAGTCTTCTGTGCGCTTAATGAAATAATTGAACTCTCTGGGCTTTTGTTGGATTAGaagcagatttcctgaaatgTTAGCTCCTTTTCTGAGAAAGATGAAGCCTGACTCAGTTAAGATCCTGCCTCCTATACCGGACTTTCAAGTGGAAGTGATTAATTGCTTGGGTCTTTCTAAAGGTGCATTCCATACATTGTAGCATTCTCACTATTCAACACTATTTTAatggccatggcccaatgctatcagatatttagatttgtagtttttcttgagatttgtagtttagtgaagcatcagcactttttggcagagtagactttgtaaaactacaatgccatggctccatggcattgagccatggcagttaaagtggtgtcaaactgcatttattttacagtgtagatgcactccaagtctAGTCTTTGATAAGTAAAGCAAATAGGTATTATGCAAATTGCATAGCTAAAAACTTTACTAATTAAATTTATATCTACATTCAAACATATATAACCACACTGGCCAGCTATAGAAGACTTCTAAAAAGAGGAATAGCACTCACCTTCTtgatggaggaagaagagaaagagattaAGAGAGAGAGGTGAGTATTGCTCTGTACGTGACAACACATATGAAAGGTTTTTTACTCATACTGTGAACAGATACATTACCACAACAGATGAcagagaaaatggggaaaattttAGAAGCAGGCTATTCATACACCAAGAAAAAAACCATACTCACCCCAAATTCAGTGCTCACAATTTCTCTGTATGATGCACAGTGACTTCTGGTAAGTATCATGTTTTCATCACTTAACCTGACTTTCCACACTAAACTATGTCAGGGAGAGGTCTctaactgtgctccatggagcccttggggctccacagGTAATAGTGAGGGGCTCTACAGCGCCTCCTGAGAattgcagggaaattaaagttttgagctgctgGAAACAGCTGCAGGAGCATCTTCAGGGCATAGACCCTTTCCCCCCACCTCCCTCGCTGCCCAGACTCTTATCCTTGCAGCTGAGACCCCCTCCTCCAGCTACTTTCTTTTATTCCAAAATCATATTTTCCTCCCATTGCtcagggggtgttttgattgtgcttaacctgcatggcagaagggggttggactagatcagtgtttctcaacctgggggactgGAACACCTGGgaggggatcatgagggggtattagaggagttgccaaaaaccatcagaaaacatgtattttaggAACTGACAAAACGGAAGGCTGCTGCGGAGCAACACAGGAAGAAGAGAGCAGTGCAGgctgggagtggtagtccaaagAGGTCCAAAGAGGTTTTAAAGGGCAGAGAAGAGCATAAGAGCACAAGGGCAGAAGTGAAGAAGATAGCAAAGCAAAGAAGGGTGGAAGAGGCAAACGGAGGCAAGAAGAGGTCTAATAATTAAGACATAGATCATTCTCTGAGGGTAATAAAGGAAGAAttggagtgggaacagatgtggaacaaaaaattaaaatatacatacgcaatggatttaaaagaaaattggataaaaatgttccacagatggtataccacaccaaaacaattggctaaaatgtataaaacagtttctgataagtgttggaaatgcttgGAACAAgttggctccttctaccatatgtggtggacttgtaaagaagcagtaaagttttggagggtaattcatgaagagacacaaaagattttaaaaagaacattcataagaaaaccggagtattatttgttaggttttacagatttagatctacaactgacggaacaagaggataaactttttacatatatgacgactgccgctagaattgtttttgctagagaatggaagaaagactcagtaccacctgtacaggaatgggtggaaaaaaatcagagaaataaaggacatggatgaattgacttttttgttgaagaaaaatacaggtatgatactaagaagaatgaattgggataatctccatgaatatctggataatttgggaaaataagaaacaagagagacaatttccttttgaacttattttatatttttgattaataagaagatatgatccaagaagatggaatggaagtcatttttttttgtttttgttttttctttttttgtgttttttgtgtacttttgtaggatttttttaggggttatttgggattttagcatgcttttttgctttttttccctttcatttcttcatttcctcactttcctatactttattgttctcactctttcgttgtaatctatataaaaattaataaaattt encodes:
- the LOC137094854 gene encoding probable G-protein coupled receptor 33 encodes the protein MPSLLENTSTVNMNNSHFLKPFKPTNVGITILIFMAFLMGTIVNGLFLWMLGLRMKKTVNMFWFLHLILTHLISCFILPFFAIYVLHDFRWILGTVVCKIIKSLFSMVMFTTVFLLTTISLDRYFFICHPVWSRQYRTIPWAKRLVTGVWLSSITLSIPSLVLLETQEVQSKMQCDYTFAFSKDISFHSAFFLVQFLLAFLLPFLTILSCYCWIGLELKRKHLVKTGKPFRILVTAVASFFISWFPYHVYNAFHSFRVAPERTNQILWDIAAAGGCFNICFTPIIYLFVGEKLQQVFKMPVISLFSKDFEDYPMTPWDNTNTGQEFDHSHRETPRMQS